In one Candidatus Nealsonbacteria bacterium genomic region, the following are encoded:
- a CDS encoding 50S ribosomal protein L34, translating into MSITYQPKKRKRKKSHGFRKRKRTKGGRTTLTRRRRKKRQRLTV; encoded by the coding sequence ATGTCAATTACTTATCAACCCAAAAAAAGAAAAAGAAAAAAATCCCATGGTTTCAGAAAAAGGAAGAGAACAAAAGGCGGAAGGACAACATTGACCAGGAGGAGAAGAAAAAAAAGACAGCGACTAACCGTTTAA
- the rnpA gene encoding ribonuclease P protein component: protein MLLPRENRLNQKKDFQRVFQKGKGLRENLLTFKWAPNNLKVSRFGFIVSKKISKKAIVRNQIKRRLREKVRIELPRLKKGIDGVIIVRPGVAKEKNQEISKNLNKIFLRAKLIRKNGSSNF, encoded by the coding sequence ATTTTGTTGCCCAGAGAAAATCGACTTAACCAAAAAAAAGACTTCCAGAGAGTTTTTCAAAAAGGAAAGGGTCTTAGAGAAAATTTATTAACATTCAAATGGGCTCCAAATAATTTAAAAGTAAGTCGTTTCGGTTTCATTGTCAGTAAAAAAATTTCCAAAAAAGCCATTGTAAGAAATCAAATTAAAAGAAGGTTAAGAGAAAAAGTGAGAATAGAACTTCCTCGTCTTAAGAAAGGCATAGATGGAGTAATCATTGTCCGGCCCGGAGTAGCAAAAGAAAAAAATCAGGAAATTTCCAAAAATTTAAACAAAATTTTTCTTAGAGCAAAATTAATTAGAAAAAATGGAAGCAGCAATTTCTAA
- the yidD gene encoding membrane protein insertion efficiency factor YidD — protein MEAAISKAIKFYQNFISPGLGLHCRFWPSCSEYTNQAIKKYGLKKGSLLFFKRILKCHPWHPGGIDLP, from the coding sequence ATGGAAGCAGCAATTTCTAAAGCTATAAAATTTTATCAGAACTTTATCTCTCCAGGACTGGGTTTGCATTGTCGTTTTTGGCCCAGCTGCTCAGAATACACCAATCAGGCGATAAAAAAGTACGGCCTTAAAAAAGGCTCTCTTCTTTTTTTTAAAAGAATATTAAAGTGTCATCCCTGGCATCCGGGCGGCATAGACCTACCTTAA